The following DNA comes from Caretta caretta isolate rCarCar2 chromosome 10, rCarCar1.hap1, whole genome shotgun sequence.
TGGGGAAATATTTGTGAGGAgtggaagaaacaaagaaaatagaaTGAAGGAGCACAGTGTAAGAGCTGGATAAAAAGCTCCTTAGTAGATGCCAGTTCCTGAGATTAATCCCTGGAGTTCCTTATGGCCATATCCCTGATAAAGTGCAAAGGATTAGGACTACTAAAACACCTAGCTAGAATCCAGAATTATCTATTTGGACAAAGGTCCTCCTCTCACCGTTAGAAAAGGGCATTTAATTTCAACTGCTAAATAAACTGGATCATCTTTTGCCAAAGGAGACTGAGAAGCAATTGGCGAGAAGGAAATATTTGACGTGTTTCATTAGCTGTGTATTTTACACTGTGTTCAAGTAGCATTAACCACAAATCACATTATTTAGCCACTGATGAAAATACTGTCTGTCTGGGAGAGGCTCTCTCTACAGATCAGTGGGTTCTTGGGAACCAGAGTGCTTGCCCAAGTCAGACTAAAAATGGAGTTCCGACTGTGACTCAAAAGGCAGTGATAGGGTCAAAGAaccaggagagggagggaagactTTGCCCAGGAGCCATTCTCCAGGCTGTGGGCAAAAATAGGTTGCGATTTCACTGCAGTTGTTACCTGAAGGTGCCCCCACAACTAAGCTCCCAGCTCTGACCTTTTCACTATTCTTCACATGCATAATGTTaacagtgggggagggtggggggtggagctggAAAAAACCACCCCACTTCTGTCTCAGTTTAATTTGCAGCGACACACTAAGAAAGCTCTGCTCTTGTTTTACAGGGGATCAGAACTGCTGACAGATGGATTCTGGTACCCAGTCTTTAGATTATTAGCACATACTGATCTATAGAATATCACCTCCACCAAAGCAGGCTACGTGGGTTTTTAGAGTAGCCAGACAAGATTTCCATTGAAGCCGTGGCACCACATAGGCGTAGAAAGACATTTAGAAATAAAGAGCAGGAGACAGCACAGTAAGGAGTGATTGGGAACTGTCAGGCAATATCAGCAGAGGAAATACATGCCTTTGACTTGACTAAAATAGGAAGCGTGGCAGAGAAAGGCACCCAGCTGAACTCTGCAGAAGCCATGCACCAAGACAGAAATGGAAGAGAACAGACAGCTTTAAGAACAAAAAGCAAAGAACAGAAACTCTTCAGACAATTGCAGTCCTGTTGAGAAGGTGCCAGTTCAGGGCTGCATTGCACACACTGTAAGTCATGCTTACCTGTCTCCCCAGCCAGGAATGCCAACTGCCTGGATGATGTAGATTGCAATTTGGCAGAAAAAGATCAAGAAGAACACAAAGAAGCTGAAGGAGCTGTCAGACCTGCAAGGTGAGAGACGGGGCGAGTGAAATCCAGGAATCCCCAGGACAGACGCACGATACAAATCACAAAAAAGCATTTCGTAAATAAATGGGCAACAATCACAATGAACCCTCCCTCCAGCTGACGATTGCATGAAGGGTAGGGATTGTGGCACCAAGAGGAAGCCATGCAGCAAGAGAATTAAACACAGGGGCTGCAATATGCACTCACTCATTCCATATGGTATGTATGATGGTAAAACCCACATACAACCCGTCTGCTTTACTGGGCTACTACTGTCAAGAATTTTCTGACCATGAATAGTAACTAGGACCAAATAATTAGTTGGGGTTTGGACACTGGATATGTGTTAATGTCTCATTGACAGGCATTTCCGAGTTAGTTTAGGTTTCTACTGTCTAATGTGGCACATTTAGCTGCAGTCAGATGATCTTTCACTACATCCATCTCAATAGGTTGTAGATTTTAACGTGAGAATGGACCGTTAACATTATCCAGTTTAAGCTCATCACAGTGAGCACAAGAAGATCAATCTCTCTTCCACACCTGCAGCACACACCCCCAACATTCAGTCtgtaagggaggtttaggtctATCTAATGTACTGAAGACTTGGAAAATCCCCCAGGAATACACATTATGATCAGATTAAACAGCACTTCCTCCCAGTAATGGCCATATCCCTGTTAAACTGAAAAACTGTACTTGCCTGAAAGCCTTGTAGATGGGTCGATACCAACAGAGGAAAGCACAAGGGGTGAACAAAACAAACCACAGGATTGAGAGACCAAAGTCTACTCCTCTGTAGGAGTGGATGGTGAACCatgccaggcaggcaagcagGTTTAGAAGCAGGGTAACTGAATGAACTGTTCAGGATGAGAGAAGAAAGGAAACAGATGAGTAATCTCTCGGAAAACCCACAAAGTACCAAAGCATCACTGCCCTCTCATGGACCACAATGCACAACATTGTCTATAGAAACTAGATAGCACGTGAGCCATAGTTTCAGCATTTCCCTTCCCTATCAAGGGCTGTCTGCATGGAAAGGTGGATCTTACTGTAAGGGTCCCATCTGATACTGCTCCTTATCTCTCCAGCCTAAAGGCTTAATTCTTCTTAACTGCCTGCTGGGGCTGTGATTATTTTCCACCTAAAGTAGTAATCGTGTGGGATGTTGTAGACAGATATCAAAAGGGGAGCAGAGTTTGGGTTCCCTGATGCATTATAGCTAAACACATCCACCATCCtttcagattcatagatttcgtagtccagaagggaccgttatgattaCGTagtcctacataacacaggccacagcatTTCATCTAGAAATACCTGCATCGAGCCCAATAACTAGGCATTTAACTAGAGTCTTTTTTAGATCTGTCTTTAAAAAGCAGAGGACCAGGATTTTACAGCTACTAAGGTCACCTACAGATGACTTCAGCATCAATAGTTGCTATGGAAAAGTCAGCATTTGATAGAAAGCCTCCTGAGAAAGAACCATTCAAAATTGTCCTTCTAGCTCAACACTGTTTCCCCAATTGTGCCAGTTATAGGTGGTTACTCACGCATCCACAAGTAATACAGCATCTTGCATGTACGCTGGTGATCGGCTGGGATGTCTGCAGAGAAGTCCTGATAGAAACATGGCTTGATTGGACACCTCTTGGGAAAGGGTGGCCAATTGTTCTGTCTCGCTataaaaggaaacaaggagaGATCCCTCAAGAGAGTACCCTGGTTCGACAGACTCCCTAAAGCACGATAATTCACAAGCAAGCAGACTAGTAGTCAGTATATATTAAGACTGTACTCTTGGAAGATGATGTAGCAACCAGACCATGGCAAGAAATTTGATTTGAATAGTCTGAGCCTTAGAAGTGAACCTGCATCAGGAGCTTCATTCATGGATGGATAAACACTGCTAGGAACCTGACACCAGTGAAATAGGTCAGGTGTTGTTTTAGAGGCCTCTGATATCATGGGGGTTAGGCCAggactgtggaacaaactcccgCAGGGacaaaggaccatcacaaacaTCATCTTCCGCTCCAAGTGCGAAGCGCACTTCTTGGAACTGCCTTCTTTAACACACATAGCAGTGAgtacaaacacaaaaaacccTCCCAGAATCTAAACACTACGATACACTACACACACAATTCTCGTCCTTAGCCACGCATGACAGGTGTCACTCACTTTGCTTAGTGTGCTACTGAAAGGTACTCAGATGAGACTATATCAAATTACATTACAAAAATTCcaataaaagaacattaaggctgcaaagtcaaacATCCGAGTTAGGAAacgtcagaattaaggttacttgtgcaaccttaatttggtctTCTTGTGTGTGTTacaatagtctttaattacatgatcatactATTTgttcccctgcctcattcagtgaatggGTATTCAATATTACTTTGTATTGTCCTCATTCAATGTGTGGCTGTCACATTAATTTATCtgcacaacatccctgtgagaaaaGGTGGTGGcatcatttccattttacagttAGGAAAATGcggcagagagattaaggccaaagTTGTCAAAAATGTCCAATAATTTAAGGTGCCTAATGTGAgacacctagggcctgatttcCCAAAGTACTTAGCATTAGGGCTGTCACgcgattaaaaagattaatcatgctgttaaacaataacagaatataatttaagtattttggatgttttctacattttcaaatacattgatatcaattacaacacagaatacaaaggatacagtgctcactttatttttaattacaaatatttgcactgtaaaaaacaaaagaaatagtatgtttcaattcatctaatacaagtactgtagtgcaatctctatcatgaaagttgaacttacaaatgtagaattatgtacaaaaaataactgcattcaaaaataaaacaatgtaaaactttagaacctacaagtccactcagccctacttcagccaattactcagacaaagaagtttggttacaatctgcaagagataatgctgcccacatcttgtttacaaggtcacctgaaagtgagaagaggtgttcgcatggcactgttgtagccggcatcgcaagatatttatgtgccagatgcgctaaacattcacgtgtcccttcatgcttcaactatcTTTCCAGAATATGCGCGACCATGCTGATGACAGGGTCTCCTTggtaacgatccaaagcagtgtggaccaacacatgttcattttcatcatctgagtcagatgccaccagcagaaggctgatcatcttttttggtggttcagcttctgtagtttccacattggagcgTTGGtcttaagacatctgaaagcatgctccacacctcaccatgctcagattttggaaagcaattcagattcttaaacctcgagtcgagtgctgtagctatccttagaaatctcacattggtaccttctttgcattttgtcaaatctgcagtgacagtgttcttaaaatgaacaagtgCTGTGCATCATCTGAGACTgatgtaacatgaaatatatggcagaatgcaggtaaaacagagcaggagacatacaattctcccccaaggagttcagtcacaaatttaattaatgcattattttttttttaatgatcagcatggaagcatgtcctctggaacggtggccaaagcatgaaggggcatacgaatatttagcatatttggcacgtaaataccttgcaacgctggctaaaaaagtgccatgcaaatgcctgttctcactttcaggtgcattgtaaataagaagcaggcagccttatctcccataaatgtaaacaaacttgtttgtcttgtaactggctgaagaagaagtagggctgagtggccttgtaggctctaaagttttacattgttttatttttgagtacagttatgtaacaaaaaaaaaaatctacatttgaaagttatactttcacaataaagagattacactacagtacttgtatgaggggaattgaaaaatatcttatttttacagtgcaaatttgtaatcaaaaataatataaagtgagcactgtacactttgtattctgtattgtaagaaaatatatttgaaaatgtagaaaaacatccaaaaatatttaataaatttcagttagtattctattgtttaacactgtgattaattgcgataaatttttttaatcgcaattactttgagttaatcgcgtgagttaactgcaattaatcgacagccctacttagCATTAGATATCACTTTATATTAGAGCCAAGGAAATAATTGATATTTTGGTTCTGTGGCcgaaccaaattaaaaaaaaacaaaacaaaacaccatttAGTTTCTAACCAAAactcaattttttgttttttcttgacaTGCgggaaaaaaaaactgttttgattttaaaatgtcaattcaaaacaacatttcaaaatgaaccaTGTTGATAGTTCCAGGTTTCttcttcaggatttttttttttttggctaacaCTATTCAcccaatttgcaaatagtttcggtgcccccaaaaatgcatttttcaaggAATTTACTGCACCacaaaaatttcacccagctctacagTGTGTCCAAAGCACAATTCTAGCTGatttcagttgcagttgtgagtgctcagcacttctgtaaatctGGCTCCAAGTGTCTTATGTTGTGCATCCAGAAAgttgaggaacacacaattagcgGGCAACTGTGAAAAGCTTGTTTTAAGTGACTTGACaagcatcacacaggaaatctgtggcagaggcagggctaGAATACCGCTGTGGAGAAATGGATTGTATTTCCTTATCAATAagactctctctcttcttctgcaATTCTCTGCTTCATTCACTACATGTACACAGTGTAGTTGTAGTCAGTTGGtcacaggatatgagagagaaggggggggggtgagataatatcttttacttgaccaacttctgttggtaagagagacagctctgtagctcaaaagcttgtctttcaacAGAAGttagcccaataaaagatattacctcacccaccctgcctcTCTCATTGATTACACACGTTCCAACTTCTACAACAAATAAGGCGAGTGTCCCAGACAACTATCTTCTTCATTACACACAATCCTGCTGCATTCCCAGGGCACCATCCATCCTATACAGTGAAAGGGGCAAAGGTTCTGTGGAAGAAATAGtacgtgatcatgtaattaaagactatcagtGCATAttcacaagggggctgaattacaGTGACACGGGCAacctaattctggcatttcctaacctgAATGCTTGACTTggcatttaaaaaattgttaaaagaTTAAGGCTACAATctcctaatttttaaaaacactgacaAAAATCCCATTATGCGGAACCATACTGACCACCAGCTTGAGTCATCAGCAGGCTTCAAACCTTTAGATCTGCAGAACGGACCACTAACACTTGAGCTAACAGTGTAACTGGAAGTAGTAGcaggctgttatcctctgtgtggaccagctACTAGAAGGGAATGAGACAGACGCTTTGCCAGTGAGTTCTGAAGTtctttgctgacagcagaggaacagAAACTCAGGGCTCCTAGATGTGAAGTCTAGTGGTTATAGACCCTTCTTTCCCTGCGCCTTCTTTCTCTGGGCTGCAGTATGCTCAGTACAGACAGACTCTTCTGAGAATTTTGCTGCCAAACTAACAAGGGTCTACTGAACATGTGCCAACAGCCTTTTCAGAGGCTCAAAATTGGCCAAATTTTAGTGAATTTTATGGGGACTGACACCAGGGCAACTATGCTGCCAAAGCGTGGAGCAACAGAGCTCCATAACAACAAGACGGTTGAAAGAATATTTTAACATGGATAAAACAAGGAATTTTTCCTgaacctcattctcagaaatcaCTGAATCATTTTAgctaaaactttccaaaaaaagtTAGCCTTAGGCACACACAGCACGGACAATTTTAGCCTGAACAgtaaaagtttggcaaagttataagcaactgaaaacaggatcttataatgcaGGCAACCGTAACTGCGGATGGTACCACAAACTCCACCTATAATAAAACAGCCGCTTACAGGTGAGTGCCTGAGAACATCAGCATGTGCATGAGACAAATGGGTAAGAGGTGTCACATGGTCTAACGGATTGAGTATGGGACTGAGCTAGGTAGCAGTCCCcccaccctgacacacacacaccattgtaGGAAAAATGAAGCACAAAGTCCAATTGGATCAAGGTTACATACAGctggtctcctgaatcccagccttTAGCTTTTATCACTCTCCCCCTTGTGGGATGCCTCAGAATTGCATTAAAACGGTGTGTGTAAATTTCCATTGCTGTGGCACTTAGACATTTCTCATGCAAACTCAGCCCCAGCACAATATAATGGGGTCCGACACCCGTCAGAATGCACAGGCCAGGGGAACTCTTGTACACTCAGGCTTAGACAGGTGTGATGCACAGTATGGGTTCTTAGACAGGGAAAGAAACACTACTCACAGTTAAAGTTTGCTGCATTACTCTGCAACTCTCGCTCCTTCCTCTCCAACTCTGCTGctttcttctccagctcctcctgtTGGTGAAGGAGTCCATCCTGGGCTGCTGAGACTACAGCCTGCATGGAGAGTCACCAAAAAGCAATCAGAACCAAAGAGCCATTCAGTGGGGAGAGGGTCCCTTCCTAAGGGAAGTGGGGGATGCACACACACTAATGAGTGTTCCAGCAACATTCAGAAGGCTGAGGACATCTCAGAAGCAGAACATTCATGGTTGGGTCTGAGACCTCCTTCAACTTTCTGCCTGCATCGTGGTAAGATGTTAGTAATAGATTTCTACAGaatccaccagcagctcccttctCGTTGCCCATCTCTTCCGTGAGGGTGACTCTGACAAAGTGGGAATCTTCTGGAATATTTTTATGAAGccggtgtgtgcctcagtttccctctataCTTTGCATTGCTACCCAGTGGGGGCAAAAGGGTTAACAATGCTGCTGGAACTGCATAGGAGACACTGGTATATGTGGCACCTCGCTGTCTGGGAGGAATGAATGGAGTAGGCAAGGAACTGTTTGAAACCGATTCAGATTAACAAGGGGTCCAGAGAGACAATTCAAGCTCCATGACTCATGCATGGCGCTGCCTGAAGAACAAAGACTGGGGGGGTGACCAGCAAGGAATACAGCGTGGGCTTCTGGTTCTGGCTGCTCTCCTGGGACTGACTATGGAGGTcagggcgagagagagagagagagcctgcaaTGGAGCTCACTACAGCTTGGCTGTGAATCATGCTGGTTTGGCCAGAATGGTTTATGCTTTAACCTTCATTTCCCTATGCTAACGTAGGGACTTCCAGTGCCGTGTTCCAGCCGACTAAAATATCCTACTCTGTTCTGAAAATGCTGCTTGGCTGTCACCACAAATACTGGCTTGGGTTCATTAGTCCCTGAAGACAGGACAAGTCTCTACACAGTCTACTTCAGTTGGACTCACTGGGCAGAGCTCATGGTGTGAAACAGGAGGGCTGGAGCCCATACACTCAGTCTAGGAGATAGTGAGGCTGCATGACCAAGCCTCAAGGAAGGAGTGGGATCCTTTGGGGTTCTGCCATGCTAAAGGGGCTCCTCCAACAGCCGGTTTAAAGGCTCGGCACAGAACAgatcctgtggatccatgactCCACAGCTTCTCTGGCAAGTTATTCTACTGTCCAGAAAACCTCATTCTTGAGAGAGTCTTTTGAGCTACTTCATCCACTTTTCCTGTTTGTTTAAGGCCATTACTTTTTGCTGTCCTCACATTAACTACTGAGAATCTCAGCATGCCCAGAAGCTTGTGCTTCTGGACCAATATCCTTTTGCTGCTCTAGTTTAGCTGTTATGCTTTCTTCCTGGGTCTCCTAGAGGCTTTCAGCCCTAGGTTTTGCATTTA
Coding sequences within:
- the SCAMP2 gene encoding secretory carrier-associated membrane protein 2 isoform X1, coding for MSAYDTNPFADPVDVNPFQDPSVTQLTHANQGSLDEFNPFSENSRLTNGAQTVPATQPAGPSQPAVLQPSVEPTPQAVVSAAQDGLLHQQEELEKKAAELERKERELQSNAANFNSRQNNWPPFPKRCPIKPCFYQDFSADIPADHQRTCKMLYYLWMLHSVTLLLNLLACLAWFTIHSYRGVDFGLSILWFVLFTPCAFLCWYRPIYKACRSDSSFSFFVFFLIFFCQIAIYIIQAVGIPGWGDSGWIAALGETSTNLAVSIIMMVVATFFTLCAVLSLFLLKKVHSLYRRTGASFQRAQEEFSQGILTNRNFQNAAAGAASSAAQGAFRRN